In Alkalidesulfovibrio alkalitolerans DSM 16529, one genomic interval encodes:
- a CDS encoding ATP-dependent 6-phosphofructokinase: MAARGKSTTKATTSPAASSAPVDHDTTIPRLGAGAFDNPLGYCRFMDDAARVRIELTDEEVSGLSGNEDLALSFELAGPRAKVFFNPKKTKCAIVTCGGLCPGINDVIRAIVMEAYHAYDVAACFGIRFGLQGFIPRYHHDIMELTPDSVTDIHEFGGTLLGSSRGPQPPEEIVDALERMNIGILFVIGGDGSMKAAAAIQAEVARRGLLVSVVGVPKTIDNDVNFITRSFGFDTAVEQATRAIRSAHTEALGALNGIGMVKLMGRHSGFIAAQSVLALKEVNFVLIPEYPFELHGEKGLLSALTQRLTSRHHAVIVVAEGAGQHLVRASGERDASGNLRLPDICGLLRSAIDEHLNTANVPYTLKFIDPSYIIRSVPANANDRVYCGFLGQNAVHAGMAGKTGMVVARVQDRYVHLPFHLVTSAQKRLNIRSDYWRAVLESTGQQHLGPDLSECPLPGEA; encoded by the coding sequence ATGGCCGCGCGCGGCAAATCCACCACCAAGGCCACGACTTCTCCGGCGGCCTCGTCGGCCCCGGTCGATCACGACACGACCATCCCCCGCCTGGGCGCGGGCGCGTTCGACAACCCGCTCGGCTACTGCCGCTTCATGGACGACGCGGCGCGGGTGCGCATCGAACTGACCGACGAGGAGGTCTCCGGGCTTTCGGGCAACGAGGACCTGGCGCTTTCCTTCGAACTGGCCGGGCCGCGCGCGAAGGTCTTCTTCAACCCCAAGAAGACCAAATGTGCCATCGTCACCTGCGGCGGGCTGTGCCCCGGCATCAACGACGTCATCCGCGCCATCGTCATGGAGGCCTACCACGCCTACGACGTGGCCGCGTGCTTCGGCATCCGCTTCGGTCTGCAAGGCTTCATCCCCCGCTACCACCACGACATCATGGAGCTCACCCCGGACAGCGTGACCGACATCCACGAGTTCGGCGGCACCCTGCTCGGCTCGTCGCGCGGGCCGCAACCGCCCGAGGAAATCGTGGACGCGCTGGAGCGTATGAACATCGGCATCCTCTTCGTCATCGGCGGCGACGGCTCCATGAAGGCGGCCGCGGCCATCCAGGCCGAGGTCGCGCGGCGGGGCCTCTTGGTCTCGGTCGTCGGCGTGCCCAAGACCATCGACAACGACGTCAACTTCATCACCCGTTCCTTCGGCTTCGACACCGCCGTGGAGCAGGCCACGCGCGCCATCCGCTCGGCCCACACCGAGGCCCTGGGCGCGCTGAACGGCATCGGCATGGTCAAGCTCATGGGGCGGCACTCCGGCTTCATCGCCGCCCAGAGCGTACTGGCCCTCAAGGAAGTGAACTTCGTCCTGATCCCCGAATACCCCTTCGAACTGCACGGCGAGAAAGGCCTTCTCAGCGCCCTGACGCAGCGCCTCACCTCCCGCCATCACGCGGTCATCGTGGTCGCCGAGGGCGCGGGCCAGCACCTGGTGCGGGCCTCGGGCGAGCGCGACGCCTCGGGCAACCTCAGGCTGCCCGACATCTGCGGCCTGTTGCGCTCGGCCATCGACGAGCACCTGAACACGGCCAATGTCCCCTACACCCTCAAGTTCATCGACCCAAGCTACATCATCCGCTCGGTTCCGGCCAACGCCAACGACCGCGTCTATTGCGGCTTTCTGGGACAGAACGCGGTGCACGCGGGCATGGCGGGCAAGACGGGCATGGTCGTGGCCAGGGTGCAGGACCGCTACGTGCATCTGCCCTTCCACCTCGTGACCTCGGCCCAGAAACGGCTCAACATCCGCTCCGACTACTGGCGCGCGGTGCTGGAATCCACGGGCCAGCAGCACCTGGGGCCTGACCTTTCCGAATGCCCCCTCCCCGGCGAGGCGTGA
- a CDS encoding YkgJ family cysteine cluster protein: MTCRRCAACCRAAGPALHEQDLDLVGTAFALADLMTLRAGEPAFDQPAQAVRPLAAEIVKLASLNPEAGRWDCIFLTEQGCGIYASRPLECRLLDCRDTSALENAYASGRLTRLDILPPESALAEIVRLHEERCPMAEALALSREHGMAHALLDEMLAFDRSLRATLAERDLSPPLLRFLLGRPLDAVLRAAQTAPGAFAARP, encoded by the coding sequence GTGACCTGTCGCCGCTGCGCCGCCTGCTGCCGTGCGGCAGGCCCGGCCCTGCACGAGCAGGATCTGGACCTCGTTGGAACGGCCTTCGCCCTGGCCGATCTCATGACCCTGCGCGCAGGCGAGCCCGCCTTCGACCAGCCCGCTCAGGCCGTGCGGCCCCTTGCGGCCGAAATCGTCAAGCTCGCGAGCCTTAATCCCGAGGCCGGGCGCTGGGACTGCATCTTTCTCACGGAACAAGGCTGCGGCATCTACGCCTCGCGGCCGCTCGAATGCCGACTGCTCGACTGCCGCGACACCTCGGCCCTGGAAAACGCCTACGCCTCGGGCCGTCTGACGCGGCTGGACATTCTGCCACCCGAAAGCGCCCTGGCCGAAATAGTGCGCCTGCACGAGGAACGCTGCCCCATGGCCGAGGCCCTGGCTCTTTCGCGCGAGCACGGCATGGCGCATGCCCTCCTCGACGAGATGCTGGCCTTCGACCGCTCGCTGCGCGCGACCCTGGCCGAACGCGACCTCTCCCCGCCGCTCCTGCGCTTCCTGCTCGGCCGACCGCTCGACGCCGTGCTGCGCGCGGCCCAAACCGCCCCCGGCGCATTCGCGGCAAGGCCGTAG
- a CDS encoding HD-GYP domain-containing protein → MGKFSIPEYRVHVDQLQPGVFIKLDGAWFNHPFLFNKFKIKSEEQIRTLKESGVEEVICVPAKSDRLPDAPKAAKPSEQGPKVKKQPDPALEKMWAIKKERIERLKQKREEIRRCEENYRKSLAAVPGMMTGIMAGSGEAVQNAQALVSDMADVFLDERDAVVHLMDSKATDEGLFYHSLNVAVLGMMLGREFGLSPEDLKALGLGAMFHDIGKNKIEKKILRKPTHTKAEIQLIQMHPKYGVEIAVKAGGFTDPALRVIYQHHERMDGSGYPMHLKGAKIAVTARIAAICDIYDNLVNHPDQTKAVTPYQAMAAMFGKMKTKLDMQVFASFIRCLGIYPPGTIVQLSNEIIGLVIAVNQRNPLKPSLLIYDPEVPRDEAIIFDMEEDPDLSVVKSIHPTHLPKEIFTYLNPRAKVGYYMDNAGESRSK, encoded by the coding sequence ATGGGCAAATTCAGCATACCGGAGTACCGGGTCCATGTGGACCAGCTCCAGCCGGGCGTCTTCATCAAGCTCGACGGGGCTTGGTTCAACCACCCGTTCCTCTTCAACAAGTTCAAGATCAAGTCCGAGGAACAGATCCGTACCCTCAAGGAGAGCGGTGTGGAGGAGGTCATCTGCGTCCCGGCCAAATCCGACCGCCTGCCCGACGCGCCCAAGGCCGCCAAGCCGTCCGAACAGGGACCCAAGGTCAAGAAGCAGCCCGATCCGGCCCTGGAGAAGATGTGGGCCATCAAGAAGGAGCGCATCGAACGGTTGAAGCAGAAGCGTGAGGAGATCAGACGCTGCGAGGAGAACTACCGCAAGTCGCTGGCCGCCGTGCCCGGGATGATGACCGGGATCATGGCCGGCTCGGGCGAGGCCGTGCAGAATGCCCAGGCGCTCGTCTCGGACATGGCGGACGTCTTTTTGGACGAGCGTGACGCCGTGGTTCATCTTATGGACTCCAAGGCCACGGACGAGGGGCTGTTCTACCACTCTTTGAACGTGGCCGTGCTGGGCATGATGCTTGGCCGCGAGTTCGGCCTGTCCCCCGAGGACCTCAAGGCGCTCGGCCTTGGGGCCATGTTTCACGACATCGGCAAGAACAAGATCGAGAAGAAGATCCTGCGCAAACCCACGCACACCAAGGCCGAGATCCAACTCATCCAGATGCACCCCAAATACGGCGTGGAGATTGCGGTCAAGGCGGGCGGCTTCACGGACCCCGCGCTGCGGGTCATCTACCAGCACCACGAGCGTATGGACGGCTCGGGCTACCCCATGCACCTGAAGGGGGCGAAGATAGCGGTAACGGCCCGCATCGCGGCCATCTGCGACATCTACGACAACTTGGTCAACCACCCGGATCAGACCAAGGCCGTTACGCCGTACCAGGCCATGGCCGCCATGTTCGGCAAGATGAAGACCAAGCTCGACATGCAGGTCTTCGCGAGCTTCATCCGCTGCCTGGGCATCTACCCGCCGGGAACCATCGTCCAGCTTTCCAACGAGATCATCGGGCTCGTCATCGCGGTCAACCAGCGAAACCCGCTCAAGCCGTCGCTTCTGATCTACGATCCCGAGGTGCCGCGCGACGAGGCCATCATCTTCGACATGGAGGAGGACCCCGACCTCTCGGTCGTCAAGTCCATCCACCCCACGCACTTGCCCAAGGAGATATTCACCTACCTGAACCCCAGGGCCAAGGTCGGCTACTACATGGACAACGCGGGCGAGTCCCGCTCCAAGTAG